A single genomic interval of Zunongwangia sp. HGR-M22 harbors:
- a CDS encoding helix-turn-helix domain-containing protein, whose protein sequence is MSNNKLNRIAEVLDEKGMKNNDLVINLKVKKETVSRWVNNKQQPTLNTLNDIAKFLKVDIRELLNQSEWMKMK, encoded by the coding sequence ATGTCTAATAATAAACTTAACCGTATAGCAGAGGTCCTTGATGAAAAAGGAATGAAGAATAATGATCTTGTTATTAATTTAAAAGTAAAGAAAGAGACTGTTTCTCGGTGGGTCAATAACAAACAGCAACCGACTCTCAACACACTTAATGATATTGCCAAATTTTTAAAAGTTGACATTAGAGAATTGCTTAATCAAAGTGAATGGATGAAAATGAAATAA
- a CDS encoding SusC/RagA family TonB-linked outer membrane protein, translating to MKNNYKCCNLAVLISLLSLFFLVRTGKVYSQNTQKQQIISGTISDKEGLPLPGVNVIVKGTSTGTMTNLDGKYSIRASIGDTLLYSYMGYQTVEKELTPYLTGDVRMQPANDALSEVVINAGYYNTTERERTGNIARVSGDDLKRQTVISPIEALQGRMAGVEITQRGGAPGGAPIIRIRGQNSLRDTQDDNGNLPLYIIDGVPINSSPVFSYSSSISTNGIDPLNTIGLSNIESIEILKDADATAIYGSRGANGVVLITTKKGYIGKTRLNTRFYTGIGTASGKMDLLNTTEYLDIRRSAFLNDNVEPTNSNAYDLLIWDKNRDTDWQEEFFGGQAEIQSAQVTLSGGEKNTSFRFGSNFYREGTIYPGDLSFWKLSNSLQVNHNSDNNKFNINLSINYGVDTNNLLHSLGQSLASAAINLPPNAPAIYNDDGSLNWEDWSIANRDNPLAGLNNSSTIKSRNLISNLSLSYKLFDGLEVKTSAGYTNYTSDELLKMPLRAYNPDSWESLAARSINSIIDRNSWIIEPQLTYHKTIKKHEVNILIGTTFQQNKDSRISLSGYGYSAESQIGNLMNAQDVTVNNDRTAEYRYSAVFARMGYNWDKKLFLNLTGRRDGSSRFGKNNRFANFGAIGAAWIFSEEKFLDNLSFLSFGKLRASYGTTGNDQIGDYGYLDAYEATQAPGGLLPSQLTNPNYSWEENRKTEVAINVGFIKNKLNFELSWYKNSSSNQLVGFPLPSTTGFNSILSNLPATVENYGWELVTDTKNISTDTFKWQTSFNISIPKNKLVAFPDIEQTSYANIYRIGHPLNVSLLYRYIGINSETGLYEVEDINEDGSFDYADRLSIRDNSRAFYGGLGNTLIYKNVTMQFLWEFVKQNGRKALFQTGNIGNIINQIDEVTKIDNLQKPSQLSAAGRANTLAANSDFSTTDTSFLRLKTISIIYNLPQTLTQKLGIDKGSLFLNGQNLVTFTSYKGLDPQVSGTYIPVLRTFTAGIEFNF from the coding sequence ATGAAAAATAATTACAAGTGCTGCAATCTTGCAGTGCTCATATCCCTATTATCCCTTTTTTTTCTGGTAAGGACAGGCAAAGTCTATAGCCAAAACACCCAAAAACAACAAATCATCTCGGGAACCATTAGCGATAAAGAGGGCTTACCCCTACCCGGCGTTAATGTGATCGTAAAAGGAACCTCAACCGGCACGATGACCAATTTGGATGGGAAGTACAGTATTCGGGCGTCCATTGGTGATACTCTACTCTACTCCTATATGGGTTACCAAACAGTAGAAAAAGAACTTACTCCTTATCTTACGGGAGACGTACGAATGCAACCTGCTAACGATGCCTTATCTGAGGTCGTTATTAACGCCGGCTATTATAATACCACCGAGCGAGAACGCACGGGAAATATCGCAAGGGTATCAGGTGACGATTTAAAACGTCAAACTGTTATTAGTCCTATAGAGGCTCTTCAGGGAAGAATGGCGGGAGTAGAAATTACGCAAAGAGGGGGAGCCCCGGGTGGTGCCCCGATAATAAGAATAAGGGGCCAAAATAGTTTAAGAGACACACAAGATGATAATGGTAATCTACCGCTATACATTATTGATGGGGTTCCTATCAATTCTTCGCCTGTGTTTAGTTATTCTTCAAGTATATCTACTAATGGTATAGACCCTTTAAACACCATTGGTCTTTCTAATATCGAAAGTATTGAGATTTTAAAAGATGCCGATGCTACGGCTATCTATGGTTCCAGGGGTGCTAATGGCGTCGTTTTGATTACAACTAAAAAAGGTTATATCGGTAAAACGAGGCTTAATACAAGATTTTATACCGGTATCGGTACGGCATCTGGTAAAATGGATTTATTGAACACCACAGAATATTTAGACATCCGAAGGAGCGCTTTCTTAAATGATAATGTAGAACCTACAAACTCCAACGCTTATGATCTATTAATTTGGGATAAAAATAGGGATACAGATTGGCAAGAGGAATTTTTTGGTGGACAAGCTGAAATTCAAAGCGCCCAGGTTACCCTTAGTGGCGGAGAAAAAAATACCTCTTTTAGATTCGGTAGCAACTTTTATAGAGAAGGTACTATATACCCGGGAGATTTAAGCTTTTGGAAACTCTCTAATTCCTTACAGGTTAACCATAACTCAGATAACAATAAGTTTAACATTAACCTTTCAATAAACTATGGCGTAGATACCAACAACCTGCTCCATTCCCTTGGCCAATCACTGGCCTCTGCCGCCATAAACCTTCCCCCTAATGCGCCCGCCATATATAACGATGATGGATCCTTAAACTGGGAGGATTGGAGCATTGCAAATAGGGATAATCCCCTTGCAGGGCTCAATAATAGCAGTACAATTAAATCCCGTAATTTAATTTCAAACCTAAGTTTATCCTATAAACTATTCGATGGATTAGAGGTAAAAACAAGTGCGGGCTATACCAATTATACTAGTGATGAGCTTTTAAAAATGCCGCTTCGTGCTTACAATCCCGATAGTTGGGAATCCCTGGCAGCTCGATCCATTAATTCTATAATCGATCGAAATTCATGGATTATCGAACCACAGTTAACGTACCATAAGACCATAAAAAAACATGAAGTAAACATACTTATAGGAACCACATTTCAGCAAAATAAAGATTCGAGAATTAGCCTAAGCGGATATGGATATAGTGCCGAATCCCAAATTGGGAATTTAATGAATGCTCAAGATGTTACAGTAAACAATGATCGTACGGCTGAGTATAGATATAGCGCAGTGTTTGCAAGAATGGGATATAATTGGGACAAAAAGCTGTTTTTAAACCTTACCGGTCGCCGGGACGGCTCTTCCAGATTTGGTAAAAATAATCGGTTTGCAAACTTTGGAGCCATTGGTGCTGCATGGATTTTTTCAGAAGAAAAATTTTTAGACAACCTAAGCTTTTTAAGTTTTGGGAAACTCAGGGCCAGTTACGGGACCACAGGAAATGATCAAATAGGAGATTACGGATATCTTGATGCTTACGAAGCTACGCAGGCTCCCGGAGGATTGCTACCCTCCCAGCTTACCAATCCCAACTATTCGTGGGAAGAAAACAGAAAAACTGAAGTGGCAATCAATGTTGGGTTTATTAAAAATAAGTTGAATTTTGAATTAAGCTGGTACAAAAACAGCTCTTCTAACCAGCTTGTCGGTTTTCCTTTGCCTAGCACAACCGGTTTTAATTCCATTTTATCAAATCTTCCCGCAACAGTAGAAAATTACGGCTGGGAGCTGGTAACGGATACAAAAAATATTAGTACCGATACCTTCAAATGGCAAACAAGTTTTAACATCAGTATTCCTAAAAATAAACTGGTGGCGTTTCCAGATATCGAACAAACGTCATACGCCAATATCTATAGGATAGGACATCCGTTAAACGTTAGTTTGCTCTATCGTTATATAGGAATTAATAGTGAAACAGGCTTATACGAGGTAGAGGACATTAATGAAGACGGAAGCTTCGATTATGCCGACAGGCTTTCAATAAGAGACAATAGCCGAGCGTTTTACGGTGGTTTGGGGAATACACTTATCTATAAAAACGTCACAATGCAATTCCTGTGGGAATTTGTAAAACAAAACGGTCGAAAAGCCCTATTTCAAACCGGTAATATTGGGAATATTATTAATCAAATCGATGAAGTCACAAAGATTGATAATCTTCAAAAACCTTCTCAATTATCTGCGGCAGGACGGGCAAATACGTTAGCTGCCAACAGCGATTTTTCGACGACCGACACTTCATTTTTAAGACTAAAAACAATTTCTATCATCTATAACCTGCCCCAGACGCTTACGCAAAAGCTCGGGATAGATAAGGGTAGTTTGTTTTTAAACGGACAAAACCTTGTAACCTTTACTTCATATAAAGGATTAGATCCACAGGTATCTGGAACCTATATTCCTGTTCTTAGAACCTTTACAGCAGGAATAGAATTCAATTTTTAA
- a CDS encoding RagB/SusD family nutrient uptake outer membrane protein: MKRIFYIKIIILAILSTFLYACESFVEIDVPDDKMVTTTVFSSTKTAQSAMQGIYYQLFNADFSGGTINSISVLSGLSADVLEPINRNNTTLDQFTENELFNDNPGILGIWSSSYNTIYLANNLLEGLQNSDAIPENVSLRLEGQALFIRAFCHFYLVNLFGDVPLVLTTDYQENALIPRESSENIYHQIVLDLERSREILEEDYFDNEKYTINKFAATSLLARVQLYLENWNEAERLSTEVINSSQYELTMLNETFLANSDEAIWQISPAGRGNILTSTSEGYTFIGTSTTRIKLNENFVSDFKDHDLRLLNWIGEFSNSSNKYSYVYKYKDRSSINNITEYAMVLRLAEQFLIRAEARAQMGNISGALEDLNTIRQRAGLTNIEESDINASHTLVDFILEERKKELFAEWGHRWLDLNRLNKTNEVLNEKEHWDTTDGLYPIPSVERSKNPNLTQNPGY; encoded by the coding sequence ATGAAACGAATATTTTATATAAAAATCATCATCCTTGCCATACTAAGTACATTTCTATATGCTTGTGAAAGTTTTGTAGAAATAGACGTTCCTGATGATAAAATGGTCACAACAACTGTATTTTCGTCTACTAAGACCGCTCAAAGCGCTATGCAGGGTATTTATTATCAACTATTTAATGCTGATTTTTCTGGAGGAACTATAAATAGCATATCCGTTTTAAGCGGACTTTCAGCAGATGTATTAGAACCTATAAACCGTAATAATACCACACTGGATCAGTTTACAGAAAATGAGCTTTTTAATGATAATCCCGGTATATTAGGGATTTGGTCCAGCAGTTATAATACCATCTATTTAGCCAACAACCTTCTTGAAGGACTACAAAATTCAGATGCTATTCCCGAAAATGTAAGCCTTCGTTTAGAAGGTCAAGCACTGTTCATTCGCGCTTTTTGCCATTTTTACTTGGTTAATCTATTTGGAGATGTCCCTTTGGTCCTAACCACAGATTATCAAGAGAACGCATTAATTCCTCGCGAATCATCAGAGAATATTTATCATCAAATTGTGTTAGATCTTGAACGGTCCCGAGAAATTTTAGAAGAAGATTATTTTGATAACGAAAAATATACAATCAATAAATTTGCAGCCACTTCCCTGCTGGCAAGAGTGCAATTATATCTGGAAAACTGGAATGAGGCTGAGCGGTTAAGTACTGAAGTCATTAACAGCTCCCAATATGAGTTAACGATGCTCAATGAAACCTTTCTTGCCAATTCCGATGAAGCGATATGGCAAATTTCTCCAGCCGGCCGGGGAAATATACTAACCTCAACTTCAGAGGGGTACACCTTTATCGGCACTTCTACAACCAGGATCAAACTAAACGAGAATTTTGTTTCAGACTTTAAAGATCATGATTTGCGTCTTTTAAATTGGATCGGTGAGTTTTCGAATTCCTCTAATAAATACAGCTATGTATATAAATATAAAGATCGTTCCAGCATAAATAATATCACAGAATATGCGATGGTACTTCGCCTGGCGGAACAATTTTTAATTCGTGCAGAAGCGCGTGCTCAAATGGGAAATATATCGGGAGCTCTGGAAGATCTTAATACGATAAGGCAGCGTGCTGGATTAACGAATATTGAAGAAAGCGACATTAATGCTTCACACACTCTAGTGGACTTTATTCTGGAAGAGCGAAAAAAAGAACTGTTTGCGGAATGGGGCCACCGCTGGTTGGATCTTAATCGCCTAAATAAAACTAATGAGGTGCTAAACGAAAAAGAACACTGGGATACAACGGATGGACTATATCCTATACCTAGCGTTGAAAGAAGTAAAAACCCAAATCTGACTCAAAACCCTGGATATTAA
- a CDS encoding M16 family metallopeptidase produces MHLNVYKYFYFLSLLMALGTNAQTTNEVSFQNDSLNTNFMYEKLQNGFSFYVKPLEKHSKKIHLKLFIKGGGSQEKPKERQLTHAVEHLVTKGSTHFPKGMKDYEKLEGKGIKISHISPGANHTEYNLIVPANNREAIYTALLFYRDILFEAYFRKKDIASEKEVLKQEHIIRSNDYNKEDSLNFELRSRITPCISNNGNLMSIYQNLNRRKLKAFYRKWYRPDLAVIIASGDVRSDSEFIKKTIKELYSKLKNPGKKPKILNCDSIYLNQPEKFIVLDNSVTQNRNNESWVQIKLYYRIKNTLENSNTFQNTKEKMLWNSITQVLNRRFKEASNSYTAKKYNLFSRHTMRGKPAFELNLNAQSGQEFVALTEVIHQLKQLKEYGILENEWQLAKKNLLEEMNREDRSKSFYWQNQVVAHETQGDVLEETQLLRKEEWLYHCKLKEANSHIKKMIPVLPDDIGILAMKTSKAFTLTRENLIQEIANIWDKPVAPYKQPEIPSHLINPDTIANFNTGNYTLLKTEKTGEKIYKLSNGAHIILKNYTPSNGYDKERIIIHGFRNKGASSYSPKDYFSAVNAPKIVKHSGVGVFDKFTLDSFLKNTSFWQGVHPYIDFNESGIKGSVKLSELETFLQLLYLTLNDIRKDYSAFTNWKKIQKKFYQNPPTSRFYSDLNDGIIDFFGHQIDHYSGYRALEGIDSTSFHKSYEIYKNLFRDPSAFTFIVTGSFNEKQIIGLLNNYIGKIPKNESEFSEKQHMEFNFPKGPVYKELNTPLPYANAKYAAWFINPIKSSKAVWKEEILLQILGQLTNQKISQLRYKEKFAVYSSGANGKYEPQSGMLKVNVYIDCKPSELEIIRKKCQVYYQQLKEGDFSEQYLRDAKKKVLSLHSKNHNHENKNMNELLYLKYRYDQVYPEFERVSAFIEDLSKKDLINTAGIYFQDNNTYEFVLRENNDL; encoded by the coding sequence ATGCATCTAAACGTATATAAATACTTTTATTTTCTAAGTCTCTTGATGGCTTTAGGGACAAATGCTCAAACTACAAATGAAGTCAGCTTCCAGAACGATTCACTGAATACGAACTTTATGTATGAAAAATTACAAAACGGCTTTTCTTTTTACGTAAAACCTCTTGAAAAGCATAGCAAAAAAATACATTTAAAGTTATTCATCAAAGGTGGAGGTTCTCAGGAAAAACCTAAGGAGCGACAATTAACTCATGCTGTAGAACATTTAGTCACCAAGGGAAGCACTCATTTCCCAAAAGGAATGAAAGATTATGAGAAATTAGAAGGGAAGGGCATTAAAATTAGTCACATAAGTCCCGGAGCAAATCATACCGAATACAACTTGATCGTGCCCGCAAATAACAGGGAAGCTATTTATACAGCATTACTATTTTATCGGGATATACTCTTTGAAGCTTATTTTAGAAAAAAAGATATAGCATCGGAAAAAGAGGTTCTCAAACAAGAACACATTATCAGAAGCAATGATTATAACAAAGAAGACTCGTTGAATTTTGAACTGCGTTCTAGAATAACACCTTGCATTTCGAACAACGGCAATCTTATGTCCATATATCAAAACCTGAACAGGAGGAAACTTAAAGCATTTTATAGAAAATGGTATAGGCCCGATTTAGCAGTAATTATAGCCAGTGGAGATGTGCGTAGCGATTCCGAATTTATTAAGAAAACAATAAAAGAACTTTATTCGAAACTGAAAAATCCGGGGAAGAAACCAAAAATTCTTAATTGTGATTCCATTTACCTGAATCAACCCGAAAAATTCATAGTTCTGGATAATAGTGTGACACAAAACAGAAACAACGAATCATGGGTACAGATAAAATTATATTACCGAATTAAGAATACGCTGGAAAATTCGAATACATTTCAAAACACTAAAGAAAAAATGCTGTGGAATAGTATTACCCAGGTCTTGAATAGGCGTTTTAAAGAAGCTTCTAACTCTTATACAGCAAAGAAATACAACCTCTTTTCTAGACATACCATGCGAGGTAAACCGGCCTTTGAATTAAACCTAAATGCGCAATCAGGACAAGAATTCGTTGCTTTAACAGAGGTGATTCATCAATTAAAACAATTAAAAGAATATGGTATACTTGAAAATGAGTGGCAATTGGCAAAGAAAAATCTGCTCGAAGAAATGAATAGAGAAGATCGTTCCAAATCATTTTACTGGCAAAATCAAGTTGTGGCTCATGAGACCCAAGGGGATGTGTTAGAGGAAACACAATTATTACGCAAGGAAGAATGGTTATACCATTGCAAACTTAAAGAAGCCAACAGTCACATTAAAAAAATGATTCCTGTTTTACCTGATGACATAGGTATTTTGGCTATGAAAACGAGTAAAGCTTTTACGTTAACTCGAGAAAATTTAATACAAGAGATAGCAAATATCTGGGATAAACCTGTTGCTCCCTATAAACAACCAGAAATACCCAGCCATTTAATAAATCCAGATACCATAGCAAATTTTAATACAGGAAATTACACGTTATTAAAGACCGAGAAAACCGGAGAAAAGATCTATAAATTATCAAACGGAGCTCATATCATTCTTAAAAACTATACGCCTTCCAACGGCTATGATAAAGAAAGAATTATAATCCATGGTTTTAGAAACAAAGGGGCATCATCTTATTCGCCTAAAGACTATTTTTCGGCTGTAAATGCCCCAAAAATAGTGAAACATTCAGGTGTAGGGGTATTCGATAAATTTACATTGGATAGCTTTTTAAAAAATACAAGCTTTTGGCAGGGAGTTCACCCCTACATTGATTTCAATGAATCAGGGATAAAAGGAAGCGTCAAACTAAGTGAGTTGGAAACCTTCCTTCAATTACTATATCTTACTCTCAATGATATAAGAAAGGATTATAGCGCATTCACCAATTGGAAAAAAATACAAAAAAAGTTCTATCAAAATCCTCCTACAAGCCGATTTTATTCAGATCTAAACGATGGCATCATAGATTTTTTTGGTCATCAAATAGATCACTATTCAGGATATCGCGCACTCGAAGGAATCGACAGTACGAGTTTTCACAAATCTTATGAGATATATAAAAATCTATTTAGGGATCCCTCTGCATTTACATTTATAGTGACTGGCAGTTTTAATGAAAAACAAATCATTGGATTACTAAATAATTATATAGGTAAGATCCCTAAAAACGAATCCGAATTCTCGGAAAAACAACATATGGAATTTAATTTTCCAAAAGGACCTGTCTATAAAGAGCTGAACACTCCCCTTCCCTACGCGAATGCAAAATACGCCGCATGGTTCATTAACCCCATAAAAAGCAGTAAAGCGGTGTGGAAAGAAGAAATCTTATTGCAAATTCTTGGACAGTTAACCAATCAAAAAATAAGTCAGCTTCGATATAAAGAAAAATTCGCCGTATATTCTAGTGGTGCAAACGGTAAGTATGAACCGCAATCCGGTATGCTAAAAGTCAATGTTTATATTGATTGTAAGCCCTCAGAACTTGAAATTATTAGAAAAAAATGCCAGGTATATTATCAACAACTAAAAGAGGGTGATTTTTCTGAGCAATATCTTAGGGACGCTAAAAAAAAGGTACTATCACTTCATAGTAAAAATCACAACCATGAAAATAAAAACATGAATGAATTATTATATCTTAAATATAGATATGACCAAGTATATCCAGAATTTGAAAGAGTTTCTGCTTTTATAGAGGATCTTAGTAAAAAAGATCTTATAAATACAGCCGGAATCTATTTTCAGGATAACAATACTTATGAGTTTGTGTTACGAGAAAACAATGACCTGTAA